A genomic stretch from Lepisosteus oculatus isolate fLepOcu1 chromosome 7, fLepOcu1.hap2, whole genome shotgun sequence includes:
- the zbtb45 gene encoding zinc finger and BTB domain-containing protein 45, translated as MSSSTSSSSSSSSSSSAPPETVHYIHLQNSSQAVLEALRSQRREGLFCDVTVRIHDASLRAHACVLAAGSPFFQDKLLLGHSEIAVPPLVPAEAVRQLVDFLYSGSLVVLQSQALCILTAASILQIKTVIDECTQIISQKRAGAAAAAAAAPCSSSSSSSSSAAGPPKHEAAAGGGGGGGGGAAMKRGVGGYQAAFAGFGLVVGGGGGGVPGHAADPALGPTPSPVAMISLADMGGGGGGGGGGIGPGPALLKPSPACASDVRYKLRDLLAQAANSGGTANGLGGPPVGLERPYGDAPLGPDDALDREGERDRGDRAAGALAPPSAGSSHSRKQRQPVRLQVVGGEDIPPLSLVVKDEGEGKTEEGVFGIEGGETGGETNEDSIAAYNQTEGYFEEGGVFADSFLPSWQGGSEGEPDFPAPSPDLSFSTRGRHSKPGPPSPHSVNSQVLFQYPVSQSQSTQAYFVGGPMVIDTSQPGVEPGQPTPPTAPTTPAHHMPATSSSGPASSSQSSETSFDCTHCGKSLRSRKNYSKHMFIHSGQKPHQCSICWRSFSLRDYLLKHMVVHTGVRAFQCSVCAKRFTQKSSLNVHMRTHRAERSFSCAVCQRSFTHRTLLERHAATHAQPGPAPGNAPGNALGASNMGGVQSDSTEGGRV; from the exons ATGtcctcctccacctcctcctcctcctcctcctcctcctcctcctcggcgCCCCCGGAGACGGTGCACTACATCCACCTGCAGAACTCCAGCCAGGCGGTGCTGGAGGCCCTGCGCTCCCAGCGGCGGGAGGGCCTGTTCTGCGACGTGACCGTGCGCATCCACGACGCCTCCCTGCGGGCCCATGCCTGCGTGCTGGCCGCCGGCAGCCCCTTCTTCCAGGACAAGCTGCTGCTGGGCCACTCGGAGATCGCCGTGCCCCCCCTGGTGCCGGCCGAGGCCGTGCGCCAGCTGGTGGACTTCCTGTACAGCGGCTCGCTGGTGGTGCTGCAGTCGCAGGCCCTCTGCATCCTCACGGCCGCCAGCATCCTGCAGATCAAGACGGTCATCGACGAGTGCACGCAGATCATCTCGCAGAAGAGGGccggcgccgccgccgccgccgccgccgccccctgctcttcctcctcctcctcctcttcctcggccGCCGGGCCGCCTAAACACGAGGCCGCcgccggaggaggaggaggaggaggagggggggcggCGATGAAGAGGGGCGTGGGCGGGTACCAGGCGGCGTTCGCCGGATTCGGGTTGGTGGTgggcggcggcggggggggcGTCCCGGGTCACGCTGCGGACCCCGCCCTGGGCCCGACCCCCAGCCCTGTGGCCATGATCTCGCTGGCCGACATGGgcggcggaggaggaggaggaggaggagggattGGACCCGGGCCGGCCCTGCTCAAGCCCAGCCCGGCCTGCGCCAGCGACGTGCGCTACAAGCTGAGGGACCTGCTGGCCCAGGCCGCCAACAGCGGCGGGACCGCCAACGGGCTGGGCGGGCCGCCGGTGGGCCTGGAGCGGCCCTACGGGGACGCCCCGCTGGGCCCCGATGACGCGCTGGACAGGGAGGGGGAGCGGGACAGGGGGGACCGGGCGGCGGGCGCGCTGGCGCCCCCCAGTGCCGGCAGCAGCCACAGCCGCAAGCAGAGGCAGCCGGTCCGACTGCAG gTTGTGGGGGGAGAAGACATCCCCCCCCTGTCTCTGGTCGTGAAGGATGAAGGAGAAGGGAAGACAGAAGAGGGAGTGTTTGGGATagagggaggagagacaggaggagagacgaATGAAGACTCCATCGCAGCTTATAATCAG acagAGGGCTATTTTGAAGAAGGGGGGGTGTTCGCTGATAGTTTCCTGCCCAGCTGGCAGGGGGGGTCGGAGGGTGAGCCAGATTTCCCTGCTCCGTCGCCGGACCTCTCCTTCTCCACAAGGGGGCGCCACAGCAAGCCcgggcccccctccccccacagcGTGAACAGCCAG GTCTTGTTCCAGTACCCTGTGAGCCAATCGCAGTCCACGCAAGCCTATTTTGTGGGCGGGCCCATGGTGATTGACACTTCCCAGCCGGGGGTGGAGCCAGGGCAGCCGACCCCGCCCACGGCCCCAACAACCCCCGCCCACCACATGCCAGCTACTTCCTCCTCGGGCCCCGCCTCTTCCTCCCAGAGCTCGGAGACGTCCTTTGACTGCACCCACTGTGGGAAGAGCCTGCGCTCCCGGAAGAACTACAGCAAGCACATGTTCATCCACTCTG GCCAGAAGCCCCACCAGTGCAGTATCTGCTGGAGGTCCTTCTCCCTGCGTGACTACCTGCTCAAGCACATGGTCGTGCACACGGGGGTCCGGGCCTTCCAGTGCAGCGTCTGCGCCAAGCGCTTCACGCAGAAGAGCTCCCTGAACGTGCACATGCGCACCCACCGCGCCGAGCGCAGCTTCTCCTGCGCCGTGTGCCAGCGCAGCTTCACCCATCGCACGCTGCTGGAGAGGCACGCCGCCACGCACGCGCAGCCCGGCCCCGCCCCCGGCAACGCCCCCGGCAACGCGCTCGGAGCCAGTAACATGGGCGGGGTGCAGAGCGACAGCACAGAGGGGGGCCGGGtatag